In the genome of Deinococcus deserti VCD115, one region contains:
- the zwf gene encoding glucose-6-phosphate dehydrogenase, with translation MTTPKKPKVGAIRTAEKKAGTGRATPAAASAGKKKAAAPKATKGAAPAKAESTPAKTGRATKSRSRTRVPAAATEGQNPFRAGMRRNRAPEPTTLVIFGVTGDLAKRKLLPAVFGLWQDGLLGSAFNIVGVGRQEMTDEAFKDLAIKALEESKETDAIQPGSLEKFRELLYYEFGEFAQDDVYDRVRLELDRAQEAHGGRKNALFYLSTPPSLFEPISNGLGRLGLSEESEGWRRLVIEKPFGHDLDSARELNDTIHQVWDESQVYRIDHYLGKETVQNLMAIRFGNAIFEPLWNRGYVDHVQITASEDLGLEGRAGYYEEAGVVRDMLQNHLMQLFALTAMEAPAAFDADAIRDEKVKVLRAVKPIPRDRVDSVAVRGQYGPGTMYGEKVPGYRQEPNVKQGSRTPTYVAVKLEVDNWRWQGVPFFLRTGKRLPKKVTEIAVVFKRPPLGIFPGGLERNVLAFRIQPDEGVSLKFSSKTPGQEMVLREVVMDFRYDAFGAQLESPYSRLLLDAMVGDATLFPREDEVDHAWQIVSGLLESWDTPAGQKGAGGKDSAPDFPNYTAGSWGPDEADELIGTDRRWRRL, from the coding sequence ATGACCACACCTAAAAAGCCGAAGGTCGGCGCCATCCGGACAGCTGAAAAGAAGGCAGGCACAGGCCGCGCAACCCCTGCGGCTGCCAGTGCAGGCAAAAAGAAAGCCGCGGCGCCCAAGGCAACCAAGGGCGCTGCGCCCGCCAAGGCAGAAAGCACACCTGCCAAAACCGGCCGTGCCACCAAATCCCGGTCCCGCACGCGCGTGCCAGCAGCTGCCACGGAAGGTCAGAATCCTTTCCGCGCAGGCATGCGGCGCAACCGCGCACCCGAACCAACCACTCTGGTCATTTTCGGGGTAACCGGCGACCTTGCCAAACGCAAGCTGCTGCCAGCGGTCTTTGGGCTGTGGCAGGACGGATTGCTGGGTAGCGCTTTTAACATCGTGGGCGTGGGCCGCCAGGAAATGACCGACGAGGCCTTCAAGGACCTGGCCATAAAAGCCCTGGAGGAAAGCAAGGAGACCGACGCGATCCAGCCCGGCAGTCTGGAGAAGTTCCGTGAACTGCTGTACTACGAGTTCGGTGAATTCGCTCAGGATGACGTGTATGACCGGGTCCGGCTGGAACTTGACCGCGCCCAGGAGGCTCACGGCGGGCGAAAGAACGCACTGTTCTACCTTTCCACCCCGCCCAGCCTGTTCGAGCCGATCAGCAACGGCCTGGGCCGTCTGGGGCTCTCTGAAGAGTCCGAGGGCTGGCGCCGCCTGGTGATCGAAAAACCCTTCGGGCATGACCTGGACAGCGCCCGCGAACTCAACGACACCATTCACCAGGTCTGGGACGAGTCGCAGGTCTACCGCATTGACCATTACCTGGGCAAGGAAACGGTGCAGAACCTGATGGCGATCCGCTTCGGAAACGCCATCTTCGAGCCGCTGTGGAACCGTGGGTACGTGGATCATGTGCAGATCACAGCCTCCGAGGACCTGGGCCTGGAAGGCCGCGCCGGCTACTACGAGGAAGCAGGAGTGGTCCGCGACATGCTGCAAAACCACCTGATGCAGCTGTTTGCCCTGACCGCCATGGAGGCCCCGGCGGCCTTTGACGCCGACGCCATCCGAGACGAGAAGGTCAAGGTGCTGCGCGCAGTCAAGCCGATCCCCAGAGACCGGGTGGACAGTGTGGCGGTGCGGGGGCAATACGGTCCAGGCACCATGTACGGCGAAAAAGTCCCGGGCTACCGTCAGGAGCCCAACGTCAAGCAGGGCAGCCGCACGCCGACCTACGTGGCCGTGAAGCTGGAAGTGGACAACTGGCGCTGGCAGGGTGTGCCGTTTTTCCTGCGCACCGGCAAACGCCTGCCCAAAAAGGTCACGGAGATCGCGGTGGTGTTCAAGCGGCCCCCGCTGGGCATCTTTCCAGGCGGCCTGGAGCGCAACGTGCTGGCCTTCCGCATTCAGCCGGACGAGGGAGTCAGCCTCAAGTTCTCCAGCAAGACCCCGGGGCAGGAAATGGTGCTGCGCGAGGTTGTCATGGACTTCCGCTACGACGCCTTCGGCGCCCAGCTCGAAAGTCCCTACTCGCGCCTGCTGCTTGACGCCATGGTCGGCGACGCGACCCTCTTTCCCCGTGAGGACGAGGTGGACCATGCCTGGCAGATCGTCTCGGGGCTGCTGGAGTCCTGGGATACCCCTGCCGGCCAGAAGGGAGCCGGGGGCAAAGACAGCGCCCCCGATTTCCCGAACTACACCGCCGGCAGCTGGGGCCCTGACGAGGCCGACGAGCTGATCGGCACCGACCGCCGCTGGAGGCGCCTGTGA
- a CDS encoding glucose-6-phosphate dehydrogenase assembly protein OpcA: MTYATDLRPLGPVDTTVQGAQKALDELWSQTQVETRAYTGNIVALTVRRHLERVEEALAGLEGRYAGRQIIGVMDGTDDLQVHASLVPQKGGLYVERLTLNANPEQLQGAILPLLRPATVNHVWWGADTQPAGTLLSELTEIADQVIADSLSLDIPPGGHYALADLGWSRSAGWREGLAQVFDSPDAARRLAQVDRLTVWYAGRKDLPARLFAGFVASILGWPDLSGVTFKSERCKREPGDLCGIELAGDSVRFSLRATQGDSVRVEAQWDGIHRTSDVNVPAMTLAEGLARVMARPERAEVFERAWTLAHASLST, encoded by the coding sequence ATGACATACGCCACGGACCTGCGTCCGCTGGGCCCGGTAGACACCACCGTGCAGGGCGCCCAGAAGGCCCTTGACGAACTCTGGTCCCAGACCCAGGTAGAAACGCGCGCCTACACGGGCAACATCGTGGCCCTGACTGTCCGGCGTCACCTGGAGCGCGTCGAGGAAGCTCTGGCTGGCCTGGAAGGCCGCTACGCCGGCCGGCAGATCATCGGCGTGATGGACGGCACCGACGACCTGCAGGTTCATGCCAGCCTCGTGCCGCAGAAAGGCGGCCTGTACGTGGAACGGCTGACCCTGAACGCCAACCCCGAGCAGTTGCAGGGTGCAATCCTGCCCCTGCTGCGCCCTGCAACCGTCAATCACGTCTGGTGGGGCGCAGACACGCAGCCAGCAGGCACACTGCTCTCGGAGCTGACCGAAATTGCCGATCAGGTGATTGCCGACAGCCTGTCGCTGGACATTCCTCCGGGCGGGCACTACGCGCTGGCCGACCTGGGCTGGAGCCGCAGCGCGGGCTGGCGTGAAGGTCTGGCGCAGGTGTTCGACAGTCCCGACGCCGCGCGGCGCCTTGCACAGGTTGACCGTCTGACAGTGTGGTACGCCGGACGCAAGGATCTGCCTGCGCGGTTGTTCGCCGGTTTCGTGGCCAGCATCCTGGGCTGGCCTGACCTGAGCGGGGTGACGTTCAAATCCGAGCGCTGCAAGCGTGAGCCCGGGGACCTGTGCGGCATCGAACTTGCCGGAGACAGCGTGCGCTTCAGCCTGCGCGCCACCCAGGGGGACTCGGTACGTGTCGAGGCCCAGTGGGATGGAATTCACCGGACCAGCGACGTGAACGTTCCAGCCATGACGCTGGCTGAGGGTCTGGCCCGCGTGATGGCCCGGCCAGAACGCGCCGAGGTGTTCGAGCGGGCCTGGACTCTGGCGCACGCCAGCCTGAGCACCTGA
- a CDS encoding isochorismatase family protein: MNLSLQRVGWIVDVQNDFMRPADQGGRLYVHNLFDGGQDPGAVQIVPALIRATEWMRAHCDALVYTGDWHHIGDAEIDPMAPDAARGTYPPHCMGLSSDAREREGAEIISEIRPENPLILQRDATGPDAREIARQAVAEQRPVFVQKSRFSVFEGNAAADAFVRALREQLGGAIEVYVVGVARDVCVKGAVEGLLAQERRIPVTVITDATWGLGLEQADESYARWLEAGAALISTEGLQVRSSSAS; encoded by the coding sequence ATGAACCTGTCCCTTCAACGCGTCGGCTGGATTGTCGATGTCCAGAACGATTTCATGCGCCCAGCGGATCAGGGCGGGCGCCTGTATGTGCATAACCTGTTTGATGGCGGTCAGGATCCGGGCGCCGTTCAGATTGTTCCGGCCCTGATCCGGGCGACAGAGTGGATGCGCGCGCACTGTGACGCGCTGGTGTACACCGGTGACTGGCATCACATCGGTGACGCTGAAATTGACCCCATGGCTCCGGACGCAGCCCGGGGAACCTATCCACCGCACTGCATGGGGCTTTCCTCTGACGCGCGGGAACGTGAGGGCGCGGAGATTATCAGCGAGATCCGCCCTGAGAACCCGCTGATTCTGCAGCGTGACGCCACCGGACCTGATGCCCGTGAGATTGCGCGCCAGGCTGTTGCCGAGCAGCGGCCTGTCTTTGTTCAAAAGAGCCGCTTCAGTGTGTTCGAGGGCAATGCGGCAGCTGATGCTTTCGTGCGTGCGCTGCGTGAGCAACTGGGCGGCGCCATTGAGGTCTACGTCGTTGGTGTGGCACGTGACGTATGTGTCAAGGGGGCCGTGGAAGGGCTGTTGGCGCAGGAACGACGCATTCCTGTCACGGTCATCACCGACGCGACCTGGGGTCTGGGGCTGGAACAGGCAGACGAGAGCTATGCCCGGTGGCTGGAGGCTGGCGCGGCCCTGATCAGCACCGAGGGACTTCAGGTGCGCAGCTCATCTGCGTCATAA
- the queG gene encoding tRNA epoxyqueuosine(34) reductase QueG: protein MNAHELLPDLAIALGADAVGWAPAQVPAAAAQEYAGWLDAGRHAGMSYLERQLPARMDPTSRLPGAASVLVLGVSHAFEEPAAPAGGIRVGRVARYAWTPDYHDQLQPVLTRLEAEAAKLGVRAKGYVDHGPVMERLFASEAFLGWRGKSGMNISTRLGAFVTLAVVLTDLPFEAEAQAHPDRCGRCTRCVLACPTAAIGPDRAIDARRCVSYLTIEHRGPLPPEHRTGVGDWLFGCDVCSEVCPWSAKAGPLAKLLQPHADLAHPDLSAFFGVSERSFERQFAGTAFLRPRRKGMARNALTVLGNTRDPRGWPLLLLAREDPAWEVREAAAWALGQWDETAHASVLLADPHEAVRVSAQRALGETDPGPGQLQHPAVHL from the coding sequence ATGAACGCCCACGAACTGCTGCCGGACCTGGCCATTGCGCTGGGTGCAGATGCAGTGGGCTGGGCGCCGGCGCAGGTGCCCGCTGCGGCAGCCCAGGAATATGCCGGCTGGCTGGACGCGGGGCGGCACGCGGGCATGAGCTACCTGGAACGCCAATTGCCTGCCCGCATGGACCCTACGAGCCGGCTTCCGGGCGCCGCAAGTGTGCTGGTGCTGGGTGTGTCTCACGCCTTCGAGGAGCCGGCAGCGCCAGCGGGGGGTATCCGGGTAGGGCGCGTGGCGCGCTATGCCTGGACCCCCGATTACCACGATCAGTTGCAGCCGGTGCTGACCCGTCTGGAAGCGGAAGCGGCGAAGCTGGGGGTGCGGGCCAAGGGATACGTGGACCATGGACCGGTCATGGAACGGCTCTTTGCTTCAGAAGCGTTTCTGGGCTGGCGGGGCAAGTCCGGCATGAATATCAGCACCCGCCTGGGGGCCTTCGTCACCCTCGCCGTAGTGCTGACCGACCTGCCCTTTGAGGCCGAGGCACAAGCACACCCGGACCGCTGCGGACGATGCACGCGCTGTGTGCTGGCGTGTCCTACCGCCGCTATTGGTCCGGACCGGGCCATCGACGCGCGGCGGTGCGTGTCCTACCTGACCATTGAACACCGTGGGCCCCTGCCGCCCGAACACCGCACCGGCGTGGGCGACTGGCTGTTTGGCTGCGATGTGTGCAGTGAAGTCTGCCCATGGTCCGCAAAGGCTGGACCCCTGGCAAAGCTGCTGCAGCCACACGCAGACCTGGCACACCCGGACCTGAGTGCCTTTTTTGGTGTCAGCGAGCGAAGCTTCGAGCGGCAGTTCGCAGGCACAGCTTTTCTGCGTCCACGCCGCAAGGGAATGGCCCGCAATGCCCTGACGGTGCTGGGGAACACCCGTGACCCGCGCGGTTGGCCGCTGCTGCTGCTGGCCCGCGAGGACCCGGCCTGGGAGGTGCGGGAAGCCGCGGCCTGGGCGCTTGGTCAGTGGGATGAGACCGCTCACGCCTCGGTGCTGCTGGCCGATCCGCATGAAGCGGTTCGGGTGTCCGCTCAGCGCGCCCTGGGCGAAACAGATCCCGGGCCCGGTCAGCTTCAGCACCCAGCCGTACATCTGTGA
- a CDS encoding glutaminyl-peptide cyclotransferase, producing the protein MRPALVFLLPVLLMAGFSCAEPNTPAVVKPSITARYPHDRAAFTQGLQYLGQGILLESTGQVGASGVRRVELATGKVIQQTPTPVGTAFGEGVTKLGDVAYHLTWQHGLAFALDARTLREVGRMRYTGEGWGLTNDGRHLIMSDGSSTLFWRNPKNFAITRRVQVTDENGQPVKNLNELEYIQGSVYANVWLTSRIARIDPKTGKVTAWIDVTALAQEASALAAQRGQPLTFDDVPNGIAFVPERGTLLLTGKRWPVMFEVRVPGLKARKAEPDPQPRPETAPNN; encoded by the coding sequence ATGCGCCCTGCCCTGGTCTTCCTGCTTCCAGTCCTTCTTATGGCGGGCTTTTCCTGCGCCGAACCGAACACCCCTGCGGTGGTCAAGCCCAGCATTACGGCGCGCTATCCCCATGACCGCGCCGCGTTCACCCAGGGCCTGCAGTATCTGGGCCAGGGCATCCTGCTGGAAAGCACCGGTCAGGTGGGCGCTTCCGGAGTGCGCCGTGTGGAACTTGCGACCGGCAAGGTCATTCAGCAGACTCCCACCCCCGTCGGTACCGCGTTTGGGGAAGGCGTCACCAAGCTGGGAGACGTGGCTTATCACCTGACCTGGCAACATGGGCTGGCCTTTGCCCTGGACGCCCGGACCTTACGGGAGGTCGGACGTATGCGTTACACCGGCGAGGGCTGGGGACTGACCAACGACGGCCGGCATCTGATCATGTCCGACGGCTCGAGCACTCTGTTCTGGCGTAATCCCAAGAATTTTGCCATAACGCGCCGGGTACAGGTCACCGACGAGAACGGACAGCCAGTCAAGAACCTCAACGAGCTGGAATATATCCAGGGCAGCGTGTACGCCAATGTGTGGCTGACCAGCCGCATTGCAAGAATTGACCCGAAAACAGGCAAGGTCACGGCCTGGATTGATGTTACGGCGCTGGCTCAGGAAGCCAGTGCGCTGGCAGCGCAGCGCGGCCAGCCCCTGACTTTCGATGATGTACCCAACGGCATTGCCTTCGTGCCGGAGCGCGGCACCCTGCTGCTGACCGGCAAACGCTGGCCAGTGATGTTTGAGGTCAGGGTTCCTGGTCTCAAGGCCAGGAAAGCCGAGCCTGATCCCCAGCCGCGCCCGGAGACGGCTCCCAACAACTGA
- the tmk gene encoding dTMP kinase, producing the protein MIGSRPEAGAPFISFEGPEGAGKSTQIARLVARLEERSVPHTVTREPGGTPLGTRVREVLLDPDLSIDPLPEFLLYSASRAQLVTHVIRPALTQGHTVICDRYFDSSLAYQGAGRGLPVRLLRDLTREATGGLTPDLTVLLDLDPALGLQRVASRGQADRLERADLGFHQRVRQGFLDLAAAEPGRFLVLDATRSVDELAREIWTAVERWLPCTSSSP; encoded by the coding sequence GTGATAGGGAGCAGGCCTGAAGCCGGCGCGCCGTTCATCAGCTTCGAGGGCCCGGAAGGTGCCGGTAAGAGCACCCAGATTGCCCGCCTGGTGGCCCGTCTGGAGGAGCGGAGCGTGCCGCACACGGTGACCCGTGAACCCGGTGGTACACCGCTGGGCACCCGCGTGCGCGAGGTGCTGCTTGACCCGGACCTGAGCATTGACCCCCTGCCGGAATTCCTGCTGTACAGCGCCAGCCGGGCGCAACTGGTGACCCATGTCATCCGGCCGGCGCTAACACAGGGACACACTGTGATCTGCGACCGGTACTTCGATTCCAGCCTGGCGTATCAGGGTGCAGGCCGCGGGCTGCCGGTCAGGCTGCTGCGCGACCTCACCCGTGAGGCCACCGGGGGCCTGACTCCCGACCTGACGGTGCTGCTTGACCTGGACCCGGCCCTGGGACTTCAGCGTGTCGCCTCGCGCGGTCAGGCTGACCGGCTGGAGCGCGCGGACCTCGGCTTTCATCAGCGTGTGCGGCAGGGTTTCCTGGACCTGGCTGCAGCAGAGCCTGGCCGGTTCCTTGTGCTGGACGCTACCCGCAGCGTGGATGAACTGGCGAGGGAAATCTGGACAGCCGTGGAACGCTGGCTGCCCTGCACGTCCTCGTCACCTTAA
- a CDS encoding Nif3-like dinuclear metal center hexameric protein gives MTLIPDVSSRPRGEVSRAELVRWLNDFLNLDTFTKADRSLNGLQIEGSEVIRRVAASVDTSAKTLEHAADSGADLLLVHHGLFWGQPLAVTGPHRRRLRSALMADLNLYAAHLPLDAHPEIGNNAMIARALSLENTVPFGQFAGHTLGLAGELPFEQSLQDFADRVQKLTGEICLVHGGGTPTVRRLGIVSGSGADRVAEAAAMGLDTLLTGEPEHKHFHDAFEYGVNVVYAGHYETEVFGVRALAARIEEEFGLPWQFLHHPTGL, from the coding sequence ATGACGCTGATCCCTGATGTCTCCTCACGCCCCCGTGGCGAGGTGAGCCGCGCAGAACTCGTACGCTGGCTCAACGACTTCCTGAACCTCGACACGTTTACCAAAGCCGACCGCAGCCTCAACGGTCTGCAGATCGAAGGCAGCGAGGTCATCCGCCGGGTGGCCGCCAGCGTGGACACCAGTGCCAAGACCCTCGAACATGCCGCCGACAGTGGAGCCGACCTGCTGCTGGTGCACCACGGTCTGTTCTGGGGCCAGCCGCTGGCCGTTACTGGACCTCATCGCCGCCGGCTGCGCAGCGCGCTGATGGCCGACCTGAACCTTTACGCGGCCCACCTTCCCCTGGACGCGCACCCGGAGATCGGAAACAACGCGATGATCGCGCGGGCCCTGAGCCTGGAAAACACGGTGCCGTTCGGTCAGTTCGCCGGGCACACCCTGGGTCTGGCGGGCGAACTGCCTTTCGAGCAGAGCCTGCAGGACTTTGCTGACCGGGTGCAGAAGCTCACCGGCGAGATCTGCCTGGTGCATGGCGGAGGCACGCCCACCGTGCGCCGCCTGGGCATCGTGAGCGGCAGCGGGGCCGACCGTGTGGCGGAGGCGGCCGCGATGGGCCTGGACACTCTGCTGACGGGCGAGCCTGAGCACAAGCATTTCCACGACGCTTTCGAATACGGAGTCAACGTCGTGTACGCCGGACACTACGAAACTGAAGTCTTCGGTGTGCGTGCTCTGGCTGCGCGCATTGAAGAGGAGTTCGGCCTGCCCTGGCAGTTCCTGCACCACCCCACCGGCCTGTGA
- a CDS encoding ABC transporter substrate-binding protein yields MIRGLLAATTLALMASTAQAQQAKELRLGIFPNVTHAAGLVGVQRGLIQKELGGVKLVVKEFANGSQINEAFAAGAIDAAYVGPGPAMNAFMRGVPIQVYAGAANAGAVLVARKDSGVRNVKGLAGKKVAVPTRGSTQDISLRHLLHENGLRATDEGGNVTIVPIDPANMPAAFAGKQVDAALVQEPWGAIMETQGARLIANEKAIWEGGNYTTTVLVVNTRFAGQNPDTVRDLLSGHLAAINFIKKSNAGAQKAIAEQIYSFTGKRPNSAELFKALARTRVTWDINLKTLGEYAQLNKEAGFAREIPDLNRFVNLSIIRGLAK; encoded by the coding sequence ATGATTCGCGGTCTTCTTGCTGCTACTACTCTGGCCCTGATGGCCAGTACTGCTCAGGCTCAACAGGCCAAAGAACTGCGCCTGGGCATCTTCCCCAACGTGACCCACGCTGCGGGTCTGGTGGGCGTGCAGCGCGGTCTGATCCAGAAAGAGCTGGGCGGCGTCAAGCTGGTCGTCAAGGAGTTTGCCAACGGCTCGCAGATCAATGAGGCCTTCGCTGCCGGTGCCATCGACGCGGCGTACGTGGGGCCGGGGCCGGCCATGAACGCCTTCATGCGCGGCGTCCCTATTCAGGTGTACGCCGGAGCGGCCAATGCTGGAGCCGTTCTGGTTGCGCGTAAGGACAGCGGTGTGCGGAACGTCAAGGGGCTGGCAGGCAAGAAGGTCGCGGTGCCGACCCGCGGTTCCACGCAGGACATCAGCCTGCGTCACCTGCTGCACGAAAATGGTCTGAGGGCCACCGACGAGGGGGGCAATGTGACTATCGTGCCGATTGATCCCGCCAACATGCCTGCTGCCTTTGCCGGCAAGCAGGTCGACGCCGCACTGGTGCAGGAGCCCTGGGGCGCCATCATGGAAACTCAGGGGGCCCGCCTGATTGCCAACGAAAAAGCTATCTGGGAGGGCGGCAACTACACCACCACCGTGCTGGTCGTGAACACCAGGTTCGCCGGTCAGAACCCGGACACGGTGCGTGACCTGCTGAGCGGGCACCTCGCTGCCATCAACTTCATCAAGAAGAGCAACGCGGGGGCTCAGAAAGCTATTGCCGAGCAGATCTACAGCTTTACCGGCAAACGCCCCAACAGCGCCGAACTGTTCAAGGCGCTGGCCCGGACCAGGGTCACCTGGGACATCAACCTCAAAACCCTGGGTGAGTACGCACAGCTCAATAAGGAAGCCGGCTTCGCGCGGGAGATCCCTGACCTCAACCGCTTTGTGAACCTCAGCATCATCCGCGGCCTGGCCAAGTAA
- the glgX gene encoding glycogen debranching protein GlgX — translation MSTLPVSRPTIRVLPGSPYPLGATWDGKGTNFALYSENATGVELCLFDDQDQETRIPLREHTAFVWHGYLPGLAPGQRYGYRVHGEYAPEKGLRFNPNVVLLDPYAKALDGIERLDQGVFGYEVGSDDTVMQQTEQRGAPLGIVVDPMFNWVGDQKPNIPFHQSVIYEAHVKGLTMTHPDVPEALRGTYAGVATEPVLRYLKELGITAIEFLPVHQHVDDPFLLDKGLTNYWGYSTLSFFAPDVRYSAAARRGDPAGAVPEFKNMVRALHDAGIEVILDVVYNHTAEGNHMGPTMSFKGIDNPTYYRLVADNPRFYFDYTGTGNSLNVRHPQTLQLIMDSLRYWVTEMHVDGFRFDLASTLARGLHEVDQLSGFFTIIHQDPVISQVKLIAEPWDVGEGGYQVGNFPVNWAEWNGIYRDDMRAFWRGEGGLASEIGYRLTGSSDLYQNDGRKPYASINFVTAHDGFTLRDSVTYEHKHNEANGEGGADGHNHNITWNCGVEGETDDPEVNRLRRQQQRNFLATLLLGQGTPMLLGGDEIGRTQGGNNNAYCQDNQISWYNWNDVDLDLLAFTRRLISLRKAHPALHRRKFFTGRTIRGEGVRDIMWLRFDGQEMSDDDWSNPHTQSMGMFLDGDGLDDVDEAGNPLHDDDLLLLLSSSHVDLPFRLPDYGGCRFWELLIDTTDDNAEELVRAGSETNLCARSVKLFRCVR, via the coding sequence ATGTCCACCCTTCCAGTTTCCCGCCCAACCATCCGTGTCCTTCCAGGCAGCCCCTATCCGCTGGGAGCGACCTGGGACGGTAAAGGCACGAACTTCGCGCTGTATTCGGAAAATGCCACCGGTGTCGAGTTGTGTCTGTTTGACGACCAGGACCAGGAAACGCGCATTCCTCTCCGGGAACACACGGCCTTCGTGTGGCATGGCTACCTGCCGGGGCTTGCGCCGGGGCAGCGTTACGGCTACCGGGTTCACGGCGAGTACGCACCGGAAAAGGGGCTGCGCTTCAACCCGAACGTCGTGCTGCTTGACCCCTACGCCAAGGCCCTGGACGGCATCGAGCGCCTGGACCAGGGGGTATTCGGATACGAGGTGGGCAGCGACGACACGGTGATGCAACAAACCGAGCAGCGTGGCGCGCCTCTGGGCATCGTGGTGGACCCGATGTTCAACTGGGTGGGCGACCAGAAGCCGAATATTCCCTTTCACCAGTCGGTGATCTACGAAGCCCACGTCAAGGGCCTCACGATGACTCACCCGGACGTCCCCGAGGCCCTGAGAGGCACCTATGCCGGGGTGGCCACCGAACCGGTGCTGCGTTACCTGAAAGAACTGGGAATCACGGCCATCGAGTTCCTGCCCGTGCATCAGCATGTGGATGACCCCTTCCTGCTGGACAAAGGCCTGACCAACTACTGGGGTTACTCCACGCTGAGCTTTTTTGCCCCGGATGTGCGCTACTCGGCCGCGGCGCGGCGCGGCGACCCGGCTGGCGCCGTTCCGGAGTTCAAAAACATGGTGCGCGCCCTGCATGACGCAGGGATCGAGGTCATCCTGGACGTGGTGTACAACCACACGGCCGAGGGCAACCACATGGGCCCGACCATGTCGTTCAAGGGCATCGACAACCCCACCTATTACCGGCTGGTGGCCGACAACCCGCGCTTTTACTTCGATTACACCGGCACTGGTAACAGCCTCAACGTGCGCCACCCGCAGACCCTGCAGCTGATCATGGATTCGCTGCGCTACTGGGTCACGGAGATGCATGTGGACGGCTTCCGTTTCGACCTGGCCTCGACGCTGGCCCGCGGGCTGCACGAGGTCGATCAGTTGTCGGGCTTTTTCACGATCATTCACCAGGATCCGGTCATCAGCCAGGTCAAGCTGATCGCCGAACCCTGGGATGTGGGCGAAGGCGGCTATCAGGTCGGCAACTTTCCGGTCAACTGGGCCGAATGGAACGGGATCTACCGCGACGATATGCGCGCCTTCTGGCGCGGCGAGGGTGGCCTGGCCAGCGAGATCGGCTACCGCCTGACCGGTTCATCGGACCTGTATCAGAACGATGGTCGCAAGCCCTACGCCAGCATCAACTTTGTCACCGCTCACGACGGCTTTACCCTGCGTGACTCGGTGACTTACGAGCACAAGCACAACGAGGCCAACGGTGAGGGCGGCGCGGACGGTCATAACCACAACATCACCTGGAACTGTGGTGTGGAAGGCGAAACCGACGACCCCGAGGTCAACCGCCTGCGCCGCCAGCAGCAACGTAACTTCCTGGCCACGCTGCTGCTGGGGCAGGGCACGCCCATGCTCCTGGGCGGTGACGAGATCGGGCGCACCCAGGGCGGCAACAACAATGCCTACTGTCAGGACAATCAGATCAGCTGGTACAACTGGAACGATGTTGACCTGGACCTGCTGGCCTTTACCCGCCGCCTGATTTCCCTGCGCAAGGCGCACCCCGCACTGCACCGCCGGAAGTTCTTCACCGGACGCACCATTCGCGGCGAGGGTGTGCGCGACATTATGTGGCTGCGCTTTGACGGCCAGGAAATGAGTGACGACGACTGGAGCAACCCACACACGCAGTCGATGGGCATGTTTCTCGACGGCGACGGCTTGGATGATGTGGACGAGGCCGGCAATCCTCTGCACGATGACGATCTGCTTCTGCTCCTGAGTTCCTCGCACGTGGACCTGCCGTTCCGTCTGCCGGACTACGGCGGCTGCCGCTTCTGGGAACTGCTGATCGACACCACGGATGACAACGCCGAGGAGCTGGTCCGGGCCGGCTCTGAAACCAACCTGTGCGCCCGCAGCGTCAAGCTGTTCCGCTGCGTCCGCTGA